The window TGGTGGATTTCTCGTGGTCTCCTTCTCCCTCCAGAGGATGCGGCCGGTGGAAACGGGCGGACGCACAGCCGCCGAGGATGTTCCGCCACCAGCGCTCCAGGGCGACGTTGTCGTCGGAATCGAAGGTGTAGATCTTGTTGTTGTTGAGCGGGCGCGGACGGTCCTGGACCTGGGCGCGCACCTGCTGAATCCGGTTCCAGTGGAGCTGGCCACGCTGGGTGTTGTTCTGCGAGATATCGAGGAAGGTGTAGAGATCGGGGTGGTCGATCATGTGTCGGTGGTCGGGTGTGGTGATGTTGCCGCTGCGGCGCATCTCGGCGGTTTCAATCCGTTTGCCGGCCTCGGCAGCCTTCGCCCGAACGTGGCGCGCCCAGAAATCGCTCCATGCGACGTCTTCGCCCGTCTCGTTGTTCATGCAGTACAGCACGTGCGGATAGTTGAGCGAATAGGACAGCAGCTTGTCCACATAGGCTGTCTGATAGCGCAGCAACAGCTCGTTGTTGTCCAACGCCGGCACGCTGCTGAAGAAGGGATGGCCCGTGGGCACACCCATCGCCGGGTAATCGGCCACCGTGGGCAGGCCGGATTCTTCGGGCGTGTAGGTGATGTTGTTGGCCGGATTGAAGGGGTGTTTGGACCAGCCGCCGAGCGACTGGTGGTCTTCGTAATGGTCCCATGTGGCCCAGATCTCAATCTGGACGACGATGTCTCGCTCGTAGGTGAGTAGGAGGAAGTTCTCGAACCGCCGCCAGTATTCGTCGTTCCACCGGTTCAGATCGAATTTGCCGTCCACCTGCCTGTAGGCGAAGACATTGCCGAGATTGCGATGGCTCATCACGTTGCGGACGTAATTGCCGCCGACCGACTTGAGCAGATCGAGGTGCCGCTCCAGGCCCTTGGGGTGGTTGAACAGATTGTCCTGCCACGACCCGCCCAGCAACAATACCGGCTTGCCTTTGTGCTGCCAGAAATACGGATTCTCCGGATACGGCTGGATGCGATCGGCATCGTTTGCCATCGCCACGCTGCTTACCGAGAATATCGCCAGTCCCAGTACGAAGAGCATTCTAAGGCGGTGCAATCGGTCACATCGTGTAAGCATCTCTTGATCTCCTTCCCATAGGTCACGATGGTCAACGGACCTGTATCAACGCCATCCAGAGTCCGTCCTCGGGGGTCTTCAGAGAGACTCGGCCGGGCTCGACTCGGCCGCCGTCGATCCACTCGCCATCGCCCATCTTCATCCAGCGCAGTTGGGCCGGCCCGGGCAGTGCACGGGCGTCGAGCTCGACCGATCCGCTGCCGTCGAACCCCAGGGCATACTGCCGGCCGGGCTGGGCCATGAGGTACACGCCTTCGTCGTGGCTGAGCAGGTCGGGCCGGGGCTCCAGGGCGAACCAGTCCAGCGAGTTCGTAAAGGTGCGGACGCGGCGGAGGATTCGTTGGGCCTCGTCGCTCAGGGCCAGGCCACGGCTCCCTCCGTTCCACGGAACCGGCCGGTGGAACCGCGTCGACGCCAGACCTGCGAAGACGTTGCGCAGGAACTTCGGTGCGCCGCCGAAATTGTCGTTGTAGATTTTCACGTTGTTGACCGGACGCGGGGCGTCGGCGAGATATTTGCGGACTTCGAGCAGGCGGCGGTACTGCAATCGGCGGTCCCGGATCTGGTTGCCGGTGTTCTGCGAGACGTCGGCGAACGTATAAACCTCGGTATCGTCGTAAACCGTGCGGTGCGTGGCGTGGGTGATGTCCTCTCGGCGCCGCATGTCCGTGACCTGCGCGGTCGCGCCATGCTCTTTGGCGCGCTGATGGATGCGCTTCGCCCAATGCCGCGACCACTCGGGCGGCTCGCCCGATTCGTTGTTGATGCAGTAGAGCACGTTGGGAAACGGCAGCGAGATCGCCAGCACACGGTCGATGAACGCCTCCTGGTGGCGAAGCACCCGTTGGTTGTTCTCCAGTTCGGGGACCGTGTGGAAGAAGTTGTGCTTCGTGGGCCCCTCGGCCGGAGCGAAGGGAACCTCCGTCAGCAGGCCCGACTCGGCGGCGGTGTCATTGACGTTGTTCAGAGGGTTGAACGGGTGGCGAGCCCAATTGTCGCGCGTCAGGTCCCACATGTCCCAC of the Anaerobaca lacustris genome contains:
- a CDS encoding LamG-like jellyroll fold domain-containing protein produces the protein MLTRCDRLHRLRMLFVLGLAIFSVSSVAMANDADRIQPYPENPYFWQHKGKPVLLLGGSWQDNLFNHPKGLERHLDLLKSVGGNYVRNVMSHRNLGNVFAYRQVDGKFDLNRWNDEYWRRFENFLLLTYERDIVVQIEIWATWDHYEDHQSLGGWSKHPFNPANNITYTPEESGLPTVADYPAMGVPTGHPFFSSVPALDNNELLLRYQTAYVDKLLSYSLNYPHVLYCMNNETGEDVAWSDFWARHVRAKAAEAGKRIETAEMRRSGNITTPDHRHMIDHPDLYTFLDISQNNTQRGQLHWNRIQQVRAQVQDRPRPLNNNKIYTFDSDDNVALERWWRNILGGCASARFHRPHPLEGEGDHEKSTNVGLGLSPLAQTHIRSARKLTDEMGWPNIEPDLSFVELVADGPLAVRTEKTHVVYTRGVDGQARLYIDGEEAAATKIGGDLSAWDAQLRLALGNEFVGDRGWLGTYHGVAIYNRALDASEIADHHKAGAPKHLGGLQVRYAFNEGNGVLVRDVSGLEPALDLHIQDAGAVTWRNDGLQVRRSVLVATEGPASRLTAAVRKSNAFTLEAWIAPAQRVQTGPARIVTLSRDHGTRNFSLGQDEDAYEMRLRTTATSANGLPSLKVGSDAEASVAAVRSLKRDRAAIFVTRGALLNVNVDQLRNGLKAQWFDPRTAERHPAAPREDGRFQPPSKEMWLLVLQ
- a CDS encoding DUF6298 domain-containing protein, whose protein sequence is MRETDRRSMLRLGLVFVLTACLSATSLADDANRIQPYPKNPYFWQYKGRPVLLLGGSDDDNLFQWERDKLAAQLDTLVACGGNYVRNTMSDRDEGNLYAFARVGDRYDLGRWNEEYWRRFESFLRLAAERDVIVQIELWDMWDLTRDNWARHPFNPLNNVNDTAAESGLLTEVPFAPAEGPTKHNFFHTVPELENNQRVLRHQEAFIDRVLAISLPFPNVLYCINNESGEPPEWSRHWAKRIHQRAKEHGATAQVTDMRRREDITHATHRTVYDDTEVYTFADVSQNTGNQIRDRRLQYRRLLEVRKYLADAPRPVNNVKIYNDNFGGAPKFLRNVFAGLASTRFHRPVPWNGGSRGLALSDEAQRILRRVRTFTNSLDWFALEPRPDLLSHDEGVYLMAQPGRQYALGFDGSGSVELDARALPGPAQLRWMKMGDGEWIDGGRVEPGRVSLKTPEDGLWMALIQVR